The following are encoded in a window of Carya illinoinensis cultivar Pawnee chromosome 15, C.illinoinensisPawnee_v1, whole genome shotgun sequence genomic DNA:
- the LOC122296268 gene encoding transmembrane 9 superfamily member 8-like, with protein MARGPLALHRWISLNLSLFVLFFVHAAHCFYLPGVAPQDFKNGDDLKVKVNKLTSIKTQLPYSYYSLPYCRPGKIVDSAENLGEVLRGDRIENSPYAFKMREPKMCNIVCHTTLNEKTAKEFKEKIDDEYRVNMILDNLPLVVPIRRPDQENSIVYQHGFHVGLRGQYAGSKEEKHFIHNHLTFTVKFHKDPLTDLSRIVGFEVKPFSIKHEYDGQWKEEQTRLKTCDPHAKRTVTNSESPQEVEAKKEIIFTYDVEFQESDVKWASRWDTYLLMADDQIHWFSIVNSLMIVLFLSGMVAMIMLRTLYRDISKYNQLETQEEAQEETGWKLVHGDVFRPPSNSDLLCIYVGTGVQFFGMILVTMIFAVLGFLSPSNRGGLMTAMLLLWVFMGIFAGYSSVRLYKMFKGTEWKKITLKTAVTFPATVFAIFFILNAIIWGQKSSGAVPFGTMFALVVLWFGISVPLVFVGSYVGLKKPAIEDPVKTNKIPRQIPEQAWYMNPAFSILIGGILPFGAVFIELFFILTSIWLQQFYYIFGFLFIVFIILIVTCAEITIVLCYFQLCSEDYLWWWRSYLTSGSSALYLFLYAAFYFFTKLEITKPVSGILYFGYMLIASYAFFVLTGTIGFYACFWFTRLIYSSVKID; from the exons ATGGCGAGAGGACCTCTCGCTCTTCACCGGTGGATCTCTTTGAATCTGAGTCTTTTTGTCTTGTTCTTCGTCCATGCTGCTCACTGCTTCTACCTCCCTGGTGTAGCTCCCCAAGATTTCAAAAAT GGGGATGATTTGAAGGTGAAAGTGAACAAATTGACGTCTATCAAAACTCAACTTCCTTATTCCTACTATTCCCTTCCTTATTGTCGACCTGGAAAAATAGTTGACAGTGCTGAAAATCTTGGGGAAGTTCTTCGTGGTGATCGCATTGAAAACTCTCCTTATGCG TTTAAAATGAGAGAACCCAAGATGTGCAATATTGTATGTCATACAACTCTTAATGAGAAAACTGCCAAGGAGTTCAAGGAAAAgatagatgatgagtatcgggtgaACAT GATTTTGGATAATCTTCCTCTGGTTGTTCCTATAAGAAGGCCCGATCAGGAAAATTCAATAGTTTATCAACATGGCTTCCATGTGGGTCTTAGAGGACAATATGCAGGG AGCAAGGAAGAAAAGCATTTTATCCACAATCACTTAACATTTACAGTCAAGTTTCACAAAGATCCATTGACAGACCTATCGAGGATTGTTGGTTTTGAGGTCAAACCATTTAG tattaaacatgaatatgaTGGTCAATGGAAAGAGGAACAAACCCGTTTAAAAACCTGCGATCCCCATGCAAAACGCACAGTTACCAACTCTGAATCCCCTCAAGAGGTTGAAGCTAAGAAggaaattatatttacatatgATGTGGAATTCCAG GAGAGTGATGTGAAATGGGCATCTCGGTGGGATACTTATCTCCTGATGGCTGATGATCAGATTCACTGGTTCTCAATTGTTAATTCTTTGATGATTGTTCTTTTCCTCTCTGGCATGGTGGCTATGATCATGTTGCGGACACTTTACCGGGATATCTCCAAGTACAACCAATTAGAGACCCAAGAAGAAGCCCAAGAAGAGACAGGGTGGAAACTAGTGCATGGGGATGTTTTCAGGCCTCCATCAAACTCAGACTTACTCTGTATTTATGTTGGGACAGGAGTTCAGTTTTTTGGTATGATTCTTGTGACTATGATCTTTGCTGTCCTCGGATTCCTCTCCCCCTCAAACAGAGGTGGTTTGATGACAGCTATGCTCCTACTCTGGGTCTTTATGGGAATATTTGCTGGATACTCATCTGTCCGTCTCTATAAGATGTTCAAGGGAACAGAATGGAAGAAAATTACTCTCAAAACAGCTGTCACATTTCCCGCAACTGTCTTTGCcatttttttcatcttgaatGCTATAATTTGGGGCCAGAAGTCTTCTGGGGCAGTGCCATTTGGAACCATGTTTGCTCtggttgttttgtggtttggCATCTCAGTTCCACTTGTTTTTGTGGGTAGTTATGTTGGTTTGAAGAAGCCTGCAATTGAGGATCCTGTGAAAACTAATAAGATCCCTAGGCAGATCCCAGAACAGGCTTGGTACATGAACCCAGCATTCTCTATCCTGATTGGAGGCATACTCCCCTTTGGTGCTGTCTTTATTGAACTATTTTTCATCCTCACTTCAATATGGTTGCAGCagttttattacatatttggtttcctcttcattgtcttcatcaTCCTTATTGTCACATGTGCCGAGATTACAATTGTACTGTGCTACTTTCAGCTGTGCAGTGAGGACTACCTTTGGTGGTGGAGGTCGTATTTGACTTCAGGTTCCTCAGCACTCTACCTTTTCCTTTATGCTGCCTTCTACTTCTTTACAAAGCTTGAGATCACTAAGCCAGTGTCTGGGATCCTGTACTTTGGCTACATGCTGATCGCTTCATATGCATTCTTCGTGCTGACCGGTACAATTGGTTTCTATGCCTGCTTCTGGTTCACAAGGCTCATCTATTCATCAGTGAAGATTGATTAG
- the LOC122296272 gene encoding uncharacterized protein LOC122296272 has protein sequence MNVSLTVMTFNLHEDQPPDSPNSWEKRRDLCLSVITSYSPMILCTQQGVKSQLDYLQQGLPGYDQFGISRKGSQDPSDEHCTIFYDKEKVELVEGGTFWLSESPSVPGSMSWGSAVPCIATWVTFQLKGVEPPGFSFQIVNTNINEFSPRARRRSALLTWQHIASLPPSLPVVYCGGFNTQKESTTGRFLLGRSREHGVVGDMRDVWPNARVRKNVSLIRTYHGFKGDKQGTLEYLKLIFRALCLCWDRQTQDLHIDWILFRGRSLIPVSCEVVNDNIDGYYPSSHYPLFAEFMLPRTVRMPEPPTQEEN, from the exons atgaatgtttCCTTAACAGTGATGACCTTCAACCTACACGAAGATCAGCCACCAGACAGTCCTAATTCATGGGAGAAGAGGAGGGATTTGTGTCTCAGCGTCATCACCAGCTACTCCCCAATGATCCTCTGTACCCAACAAG GAGTGAAATCCCAATTGGATTACCTTCAGCAGGGCTTGCCAG gtTATGATCAATTTGGAATATCTAGGAAAGGATCCCAAGATCCTTCGGATGAACACTGCACCATCTTCTATGACAAGGAGAAG GTAGAGCTGGTAGAAGGTGGAACTTTTTGGTTGTCAGAGTCGCCTTCTGTCCCTGGAAGCATGTCGTGGGGCTCTGCTGTTCCATGTATTGCAACATGGGTG ACATTCCAACTGAAAGGAGTCGAGCCACCTGGGTTTTCGTTTCAGATAGTCAATACAAATATCAATGAGTTCAGTCCTCGTGCTCGTAGACGAAGTGCTTTACTTACATGGCAGCACATTGCATCCCTACCTCCTAGCTTACCTGTAGTATACTGTGGAGGTTTCAACACACAAAAGGAATCAACTACGGGGCGTTTTCTTCTTGGGAGATCAAG AGAGCATGGTGTTGTAGGGGATATGAGGGATGTGTGGCCCAATGCCCGTGTGAGGAAAAATGTTTCTctcatacgcacttaccatggATTCAAAG GTGACAAACAGGGAACCCTTGAATACCTCAAATTGATTTTCAGAGCTCTCTGCCTTTGCTGGGATCGCCAAACTCAGGATCTACACATAGATTGGATTCTCTTCAGGGGTAGATCTCTAATTCCCGTTTCTTGTGAAGTGGTGAATGATAACATTGATGGGTACTATCCATCGTCTCACTATCCCTTATTTGCTGAGTTCATGCTTCCTCGTACCGTGAGAATGCCAGAACCACCCACTCAAGAGGAAAACTAA